atcattggacaaatgaagtaaaattcacgagtggatatgtatttactatcGGTACAGGAGCAatctcttagaaatatttcaaaaaagacatgtatcgctagctctacagtgatctttgagctaggtgctcAAGATAAGGttggtgaataagttgaaagactccagaatttcttgatagatattctattttggcccaaaccattggcattagtatgcCTACACTTCCACAGTCAAGATAAAATAGTGgggcatggagcatgacgttaacggaaagtctcgtcatatacgacatagacatgataccgttagaaaactactctctagtggaattatcaaaATTGACTATGTATAGTCAATGGATAaagtgtcggatccacttacaaaaaggcaTAACAAGAGAGGaagttaaaagatcatctaagagaatgaatttacggcttaggacaagtcatcatggcggtaactctttctagcagactggagatcccaagatctagattcaaggagaaaacaaagttgtgaatgacagttcgacattgtcaacaaactcaatccattctcatgatgaagacaatactcagggacaaggatacaacattaaggcttgttaatgtttgtgacttttttggtaaggcacaataagaaccttttcgcactaccctttgttttctataaattgagggatttcctcttattttaatatagaattcatggacttcttcttcaactactaaatctagtaaaactttactgccgttgagtggttcgctgacacggAGTTTTTAGTATCTATacgctggtgattgagatcattttaccctgggagatcatattccaaatcaaaccttggatactagaggggaataatttccttaaggggaaactgtgagttcagtgctcttgatatttttcctattaatttttttttaatattctggtacgtgttttacaaattttagatttgtgaattaatttcaattcttctattcttttgttcttcactggttcattgttggaatcagtaagattctttagacacatattaacaacaattcttctttaagaaaaatatttcgtatattttttttaaaaaaatttctgaTTCTAGACTCGCTACTagctttaattttctagttgtgaaaatgttcttaagatgttcaaagttttgttctaagtatgtttgaaaTACAAGATCTACAACATCAAATGCATTGGGGAGGTGTCATATAAATTGTAATTGCCTGTCGAGGCAAAGACAcatgctatgtttcatgtttcaCTACTTAAGTGTTGCTTTGGGGAGCCTATCCAACAGGTAACACCATTAAAACTTCAAGATTGTCCTGACCAGACTGACAGAGATGACTTCAACCTTGAGGACAAGGTCGATTTTCAGCACGGGAGTAATGTTGTGAACTCAATGGAGACATTTTCTACTATGAATGATAAGGAGGATAAGACTAGTGATATTCACATTGACAAGCGACGTCGAAGTACTAGAAATATAATTCCATCAAAATGGTTGGATAGTTACATTTGGGCACGAGGAGAGTCACATGTGCCAAGCGACGGTTATCTATGGAAATTGTATAAAAGTGTGAAAATGTTGGTAGGAAAGTGTAGGCAGTTATCTTTGATTCTGAAAGTTCTATCCGTCTTCTTCTATCTTCTCAACCCCATTTTTTAGGCTTCTCGTTTCAGAATTTCAAGTGTATTTCCTTGTACAAGTGTTACTTGCAGTTCTTTTGTTTGTGTCCTATGGTATTGTAATTGTAGTCAATAAAACATAtcagttaatatatatatatatatatatatatataNNNNNNNNNNNNNNNNNNNNNNNNNNNNNNNNNNNNNNNtcaatatttaatatatatatatatatatatatatatatatatatatataagtttgtaTTGTAAAAGTTGAGAGTGTTACAAAATGTCCTTATGAAAAGGACATTAGACAAGGTGTTGactctaaacaatgtttgtatgacacaaaattgtaagaagtTGGAAcaaaatattgagaaaagaATACCTCGTGAAGAAATTCTTAAACTCAatagttttatttgttcttacttgctcgAGTAAAAGTTTATGGCATGAGCACTTGGGACATGTCAATTAAAAAAGAACCTAGTAaggaaaactgatcaacttagaagttttgtctaactttgagtgcactaaataaaaatgtcaagtttgtgtggaatctaagtatgcgAAGCATTCTTACAAatttgttgaaaggaattctaatcccttCAAATTCATGtacactgacatttgtgatatgaagtcaataccatctcatggtgggaaaaagtatctgttacttttattgacaattgcatTAGAAACGACTATGTCTATTTGTTGAATGACAAGGATGAAGCTATACAAACGTCTagacaatataatattgaaGTTGATTATCAGTTGGgaaaaagataagaagtgatAGGGATagagagtataaatctcattcTGCAGAAATGTGCTGCAAAAGTGAAATTGTACATCAATTTGTGTCCCTATTCatctcaatctaatgaaaaatttaatattaaaataaattatgaaggCATTATTTATAAGATTGGGGTTAACACAAAACTTttgtggaggaactatccttactgcaaaagggaacaacaaaaagCTTTCTCTTTTCATAAAGAAAGGAATTTTACTTGTTCAGGACACAATCTATTTAATAGGAGAAAtagaaaggaaggaaatccaacttgaaatatttcaaagtgtgggggtgtctatccaaagtccaagttcctattcctaaaagaattaaaataggacctgtgactgtggactgtaaaattagacttgagtagtcgAGACAATTGTCTAAAAGTCCTAGGAAAGAAAAAAGGATAATGTACTTATTAAAGAGATTCATAGGCGTAGTAAATGTCaaaggacatttacttccttcgaataAGATTTTATAACATTTCTTATGTCTTGTGTAGACTTATCGTTTGGAAAGATggtgtcaatagtgagattgatGCAATCTTGAGCAACCATATTAATTGCAAGTTAATTGATATTCTTCTAcaaaataaacctttgggttcaaagtgaatctttagaaggaaaataatagttcatggaactattgacaaatctAAAGCAAAACtttgtgtcaaaggctttaggcaaaaacaaggttttgatCTTGTCGTGATATATACTCATTTTCAactagaattacatccattcggatgctaaaattataagttgtggtatatgacctcaaaattaatcaaatgaatGGAAAAAACAttcttaaatgtagaattggaggaagaaatttacatggacaaTCCAAGGGTTTGTGGTTCcggataaataaaagaaagtttgcgaacttgttaagtcacattatggagTAAAACAAGCATCCAAGCAATGACATAAGAAATTTGAGCAAACCATGTTGATAAATGGATTTAAGAATGACGGAAgggataaatgttttcacattaaaatcacaaaggtcattgtttgtttgtatattggtgatatgatgatcatcaatagaaacactaatgacataaatgctactaaactTATGCTAGAAAGCAAGTTTGGAATGAAAAATCATGGAGTTGCTGATGCGATCTTAGGTATAAGAATCcttagaactccataatgtttagcattttcacggtctcattgcattgaaaagaTACTTGActatttcaaatatttggatttcaatattattaagtctccaataaatgtgagctttaCATTTCAAAAGAGTAAAAGCGAAAGTGACTCTTGTGCTAGAGGATTGGGAAGTATGGTGTATATCATGAAGTGTGCGCGATCAGATATAGAATTTGCTATTAATAAACTTAGTCGGTTCACAAGTGATCCTAATCAAACTCATTACATGgcaataaatagagttttggagtatttaaaaaaatacttaaaactatgccttgcattataacaatatccagaAGTATTaaaaggatatagtgatgcaaattggatcatcggacaaatgaagtaaaattcacgagtggatatatatttaatattgatagaggagcagtctcttggaaatatttcaaaagagacatgtatcgctagctctataatgatctttgagctaggAGCTCAAtataaggtcggtgaataagttgaaagactcagaaatttcttgatagatattttGTTGACCCAAACCATTGacattagtatgcatacactttgatagtcaagatgcaataggtagggcatggagaTGTATAAGGAGAAGTCTCCTCATATAGGATTTAGACATGATAACGTTaaaaaactactctctagtggaattatcagaattgactatgtaaagtcaaaggaaaatgtgtcggatccacttacaagaGGCCTAACTAGAGGGAAAGTTGAAAGATAATATAAGGGAATGGATTTaaggcttaggacaagtcatcatggtggtaactctatctagtagACTGGAAATCCCAAGACCtagatttaaggaaaaaaacaaagttgtgaataACGCTTTAACATTGTCAAccaactcaatccattctcatgatgaagacaatgctcaaGAACAAGAACACAACATAAAGggttgttaatgagttaataaagcttaattattttaatgatttgctatgTTTGGCAAAGTTGACCAAATATTGTATCTACGCTATAACACgattagaaatcacctatgtgagtgtgaggTGTAAGACGCTTCAAAGAGAATCATTGTCAAAATCCTATtttctatacactcatgaaaccaggaggtgttcatggctgaaacgaacacaaccgtaaaaATCATTAATGGTAAATGGTTAATTGTGtaacatatggttgtctaggtatccACCATAGATCAACGGTTCAATGATATTGCATCTGCcaattgaccgagtatatccgacatacgTTCACTACTGAAAGTCCAAGTGGAACCTACTTATCTCGATGCTTTTATGTAGAGATACTATCACTAATAATGACTTGAGAAAACTTTTCCACttttcacaattcatatttgTTATCACAACAACAATACAGTGAAAAGGAGTTTAAGAAATATTCTGAATTAGTTACATGTCATATACTTATTGTTGATCAGAAAAATACTTCAttgatgaaaaatcatgaagctCGTCCTACTTGTTCTGCTTCATTCgctaaagaaaattttgtagaCGCACATAATCAATGTGAatcaatacaaaataattatccCGATCATTGACGTGAATGAGGACGCGGTATAGGATGAAATAGTTATCGTCATTATGGTAGAATGTATATTTATCACGGATATGATATGAAAGGTCACTAGGCACGTGAATGTCGTACGCCTTGTCATTTTGTGAAACTTTATAAAGCCTCTCTCAaaacaaaagataataatatgtCGGCACACTTGTCTTTTCAAAATTATGGGGATGAAGAAACTCCctcaaataaatatgataatattgaGAGAAATTTTACACATAAATTAAAGCTGATGACTTTGAAGCCTCCCAAATATTACTTATTTCAAAGATGATTATTTTTATGAGAGTATTGATTGAAGAACTCGTCATCTAAGTGAGGATAAATTTATAAGAAtagttgttgtttttattttatgtttgcaACAATTTTGTTCCTTCATAATGCTTTTGTTACGGTATTATGTCTTACAAATTTCTACATTTTTGCCCGATTTCATAAAGTTGTGGgtttttcacatttttatattctattttttatttttatgaagaatttgaaaaatttccaGTCATTACTTAGATTCAAAATCAAGCATGATTATACATATATCTTTTAGATAGCGCAACAACACACACTATTCTAAGAGATATTAGAACACTTAATAACTAACACGCTACAAAATAAAGGGCAAGATATATTAGAACAATTAATAACTAAGGAACCTTAAAATATATGGCAAAAATTtatatctttaaattttctaaaaatgacAAGAAGTATTAGAATTATTAATAACTaaagaacataaaatatatGGTAAGTGGTATTTGTCTTACTAATTTCTACATTTTAGTACAATTACCTAAAGTTGTTTGTCTTTAACATTcttatattgttttttatttttatttttatttttatgtagaATATGGAAATTCctagtaaaaatatattagaaCAGTTAATAACTAAGAATTCTTAAAATATATGGCAaaaagattatattttaattttttttaaatggcaAGAAATATTAGAACTATTAATAACTAAAGAACATAGAATTTATGGTAGGTAGTAATAGgagaaataagaaataaaggagTACCAAAATGTATGGTAAgagaaatacaaaaattatgtgGTAAGTATATTATAAAACTTAATAATTAAGTAGTCCTAAAATATATGGTAAAaagtatttatgaaaattaataattaagtagttctaaaaatatatgatacgAAGTGGCACCAACACTAAACCCTGCGGTGGGAGAAccaaaactaaagaaaaactacAGCATTTAAACTACAAAAGCAgcttaaataactaaattaatgaAGTTCTTATAAAACTCCAGCAACATTCTAAAGAACTAACTAAAATTCAGAAGATTTAAcatagaacctgaaagtcaatgtaacAAACATCTAAGTAACATAACTACGTTTACATAAGAAAGGAAATAATCCTAACTAAAGAACTCTTACTAATAACTAGTCTATGTCTTGAATGTGGAAAGAGACTCAAAGAAAATCTAAAGCAGCCCGAAAGATGCTAGGTCACCCTTGGATTTCaataaaatcacaaatttttaTGCGAGGTTTGCGTATAACCACTGAAAGATGCCCTGTACACATAAAAAGTAAGAGCATATACAGAATCAGTACATAATCACTGTGTACTGGCATGATTGCACGACTATTCCGCTAGTGTAACATAAGCAAGCCATCCCAACATTATAACCATgtaatatatcaaatataaaaattttgattaatgcATGTTTAACATTATACATTTTATCACAAGTAGTTGATCCTCTCATGGAAACCAAACTTAAACTGTTAGTGCACCGATACGTGTTACCCAGCCAAGTTAGCTTGTAAAACACAACAATTTGATCCCATTTTTATGTCAGAACGTGGCAACCGTCCCATTTAGTTATGCTACAACATGACAATCTGATCTATCAACACACCACAATAACATtcacaagtatattctcaataatcatacaatcaagaagTGGTTCATGCCATATAATCATGTGCTCATACTCATCTAAAATTAGTGTGATCAACATGCAAGATCCACTTACATACATGCATCATAATAAAGCAAGAACAAACATATATggcacaatcatagaatcacaaccattaGATAGCTCAAAACAAGCTTGAACCGTAAGAAACTTGATTCTTCCCTTTCCGGATTCGTTCCGCTTGTTcgtggtctacaaacaatcaagGTAATATAAGAGTCAATAGATAATCACTAATTATTTGGATTACTAACAATACTAACAAACCCTAGATCATCCCATGATCCGATTAAGGTTGTTTCCATCATGAATTCTGAGATCAATCCCTTTTCCATCAATATTAACCCATTCTATTGCACTTTACAtatcaaaaaatgaattcaagGAATGAAAAGCTTACCTTCAGCCTTAAGAATGGTAAAAAACGAGTAAGAATCGCATGTGATTCGTTCTTTAGCTGTAAAAGTTGAAATGTGACAAATAAGGTCATTTAGGAATTTATTAACGACATTGATTCATGCTTGACCCGTCACAGCGTCACTCATCCCGCCACAGCGGTGACGCTAGAGTGAACAATCCACTTGCCAGAGCGGCATTCCCGAACCAGTGAGCTATTAAAGACTTTAGTCCCGTCGAGCCTATCACAATGCCCAAATCCAGCCGTAGCGTCTCTGCCAAGGAACCATAACTTGGCACAAAAGAGGCATAAACGAAACAAAGAGTTCCTTCAACATTATGAAAAATCCCACTTCATAACACAATTTCAACTAACAATACTCAAAAAATACCTTTCAAGCCAAGGGTGATTCCCAGAGATTTACTTACCCAAATACAATTTCGTAAGGTCATATGGATTGCTTAACACGTTATCTATCTAagaattaaatcaaaatcataaacattcCACCTGATTGCTGTAAGATTACTCTAGAGTTTAAGTGCGTCGATTTCGTCCAAATCTCGACCAAGTTGggaaatttccagattttacgAAAAAGTTTTTGGACCCAAGATTTCTCCCCATTGAATTTTCTATTACAACGGAACCTATTCATTACATTGAGAAGGTaaatttcatacctaaactatcaatttttttgtgagAAACACATCTATCTCTTTTATACCACTGTGATCATGGTTTGTGTAATacactctctcttttattttaaaaaattatcgcATCACATTACACATGGGTAAAATATTCAACATtgacaaaaattaaacaaattattagtattattaaaaataattatccaagaaagttaatttttcttttataaaataaaatataaaataattttcttaccCCTCCTCCTTCTTGGATTTTTTTACTTCATCCCCCACCCCTCAAATACtaatttaagtattattttattttttaaaaaataattctatcTACCCACCTAATCATCcgctttaaattttttgttcattttgtcTTAGATATAtacaaatcaaaaatatttttttaacttgcCACCgcaagattttttaaatttcttatttgtttatgttatattcgatacactagtataattttttctaaaactatatgTACATGCATATTTaacacaaaatgaaaaaaacgtaaaaataacataaaaaataggaaCAGAGGGTCAAAATAGTATGTGgtggattttttatttattaaaaataaaatattgtttttttttgggNNNNNNNNNNNNNNNNNNNNNNNNNNNNNNNNNNNNNNNNNNNNNNNNNNNNNNNNNNNNNNNNNNNNNNNNNNNNNNNNNNNNNNNNNNNNNNNNNNNNNNNNNNNNNNNNNNNNNNNNNNNNNNNNNNNNNNNNNNNNNNNNNNNNNNNNNNNNNNNNNNNNNNNNNNNNNNNNNNNNNNNNNNNNNNNNNNNNNNNNNNNNNNNNNNNNNNNNNNNNNNNNNNNNNNNNNNNNNNNNNNNNNNNNNNNNNNNNNNNNNNNNNNNNNNNNNNNNNNNNNNNNNNNNNNNNNNNNNNNNNNNNNNNNNNNNNNNNNNNNNNNNNNNNNNNNNNNNNNNNNNNNNNNNNNNNNNNNNNNNNNNNNNNNNNNNNNNNNNNNNNNNNNNNNNNNNNNNNNNNNNNNNNNNNNNNNNNNNNNNNNNNNNNNNNNNNNNNNNNNNNNNNNNNNNNNNNNNNNNNNNNNNNNNNNNNNNNNNNNNNNNNNNNNNNNNNNNNNNNNNNNNNNNNNNNNNNNNNNNNNNNNNNNNNNNNNNNNNNNNNNNNNNNNNNNNNNGGGAATGGGTGCCTTGGGCATCGCATTCTCGATAACATAGTAAAAAATCTCTCTCTACTGTCTTCAATATGGGGAGGGTGGGGTGAagtatgaattttaaataaaattataaaagaaatatttttcaaaaaattatattgatagtaatactttaatatttaataaatattaatagtttattattaaatttttggtCAAGGTGGAATATTTTATCAATGTGATATGCTATATGTCaagaatttttcaaataaaagagagagtgcaTTACACACACCACTAGGgagtgtttctcaaactaaaaattGATGGTTTCATTATGTAACTCAAATActcaatagtttaggtatgaaactcaataAAAGAGGATAATTTAGGTCTGATTTTGATACTTATCCTCTTGAAATATTTGGTAAAAggaattaataaaaatacaccattgttcttttttaaatgttgtctttattaaaaatagatgtTCTTTAATACTCGTTATTTCCCAAATTCAATGCATTAATGACTctattcttcttattttatcCTTGAAAGTTATTAGCCTAGAAAATGCATGTTTGACCAACatagaaaaaataagaagatgATTCATATCAAttggtcaaattaattaatctaaataaattaatttatgttcattgAATGAAACTTGACTTTAAGAAAATACTAAATAAGGATACTATGGCAAATATGAGATGTAGACTGATGAGAGAAACTTGAATGATTAGAATGCCCTCCACAACCTATAGGTCTAGCTAGAAGATGAACCATGTGAAGTATGTATCAAACTAGAATAACTATGCCCAATATAATCATCCCTTGACACTAGTATCACAACATGAACGAGTCTGTTAGACTAAGAGAGATAACCTCTCCTTAAGTAACCTCAATTCTTAGGAGGAGCACTACCAAAATCACCTAACTAATTGTCCCTCTGGTCCTCATGTTGTTCAAATCCCTCACGTTTAATCATCTCCAACTCTTTGACAACATCTATGACGTTCCGAAATGGAACACTAGAAGCGGTAATTTGAGAAACTCTTGTATGAAtcgaaataataaaatttttaacaaaCTTTGTCACTGGCTGTCTCAATGGGACGTGTCATGAGAGTATGCCTAGCTGAGACAATAAAAATAACCTCATACTCTACAATTAGAATATCATCTTGATGTGGAAACTCTATACTTCCACCCTTTTGCTATCcctctaaaatattttataataaaattaaacaatcaaaagctatattaaaaaataaaaatcataatttttttcatatcaatatatatgataaaagaaaacatcttaaaatattagctTGAGTTAAAAAACAACTAGGAGAGGGTAATACTTTTTAAgtacataaatttaattttatgaataacttcaatttttcatATCCAAATTTAtagtcaaaatttaaataaaataaaaatgattgtCAAAATCCAACATCTTGATAGAGAGAGGGAGTTgtcaaaatgtttttaattttagaattcGAAAGTAAAAAAGCAACATCTATGTAGAAATGGTTGGTGATAAAATCCTATACTAAaacgcaaaaaaaaaattctgtaACAATGTATGCTAGAAGCATTTGCATGTGAAAAACTCAAACTCTACACCAATGTTTGCTAGAAGCATTTGCATTTtcatgttagaattgttgatAACTTCTACCCATACAAATAGCAAAAAATCCTATGAGTGCTTTCCGCAGCCGGTAAACCCTTCTCTCCTCTGCTGTTTTTCGTCTCCTTCAATAATTTCCCGGCCGTCTTCCAAACCTCATTGGAATTTTTTGATTTTGCTTTTCTTGTGAGAAATAGAAAATTGTCCTTTTCCTTCCCTTCACTATTACTCCTCCATAACAGATCTCGGATCCTCAGCCCAAATCCAGTTGATTTACTCTTATTCCATTTTCTTGGTGATTGCTCGCTTATCTTCGGCTTCCTCATACGGTAACTTGTGGCAGGTATCGTCTCCTccaatgatttatttttttctagatACAATTTCTTCAGCGGAGTTGATTTATCAATATCATTCAAATCCGAATCGCTTAACAATAGATCCCGATTGAAAAGAGGGAAAATTGGCTGCTGGAATTTAGTCGGAGTGTCATAGATGAATTTCGCAATTGAGTTATCCGAATTTTCAGAGGCTAACGAGAATTCAAAGTCCTCTTCGCTATTGTTCTCCTCCGCCTGAAATTCATCGGAGATTTTAGCAGCAATATCCGGTACAAGTCCATAGTTGTTAAAACTGATGCACAAATATTCATCTTTTCCAACTTTGTTCATATTTGTTTTGagtgatatgaaattttttgttttggttctCCTCTGCTTCTTATGGGTTTTATTTATAGGGGTTGTGCAAGTCTACTTTCCTTGTTGGAACAGATCTCATATCATTAAACACATGTTTCTAGAACTGATAGAGTCTTACCAACTGTTTGGATTAGATTAAAGTTGGTCAAATttattattgaataaatttttaattttaaaaatgtttaacaaatattaaaataacttgaaa
This portion of the Solanum pennellii chromosome 12, SPENNV200 genome encodes:
- the LOC107006471 gene encoding uncharacterized protein LOC107006471 translates to MNKVGKDEYLCISFNNYGLVPDIAAKISDEFQAEENNSEEDFEFSLASENSDNSIAKFIYDTPTKFQQPIFPLFNRDLLLSDSDLNDIDKSTPLKKLYLEKNKSLEETIPATSYRMRKPKISEQSPRKWNKSKSTGFGLRIRDLLWRSNSEGKEKDNFLFLTRKAKSKNSNEVWKTAGKLLKETKNSRGEKGLPAAESTHRIFCYLYG